One Gimesia aquarii DNA segment encodes these proteins:
- a CDS encoding sugar kinase, which produces MRVVTFGEVMLRLAPQNSLRVRQSIPGTLESTFGGGELNVAVSIALQGGNSAFVTASPDNLITDSLVQEMGKIGVDPSLIHRSKTGRFGIYFVETGANQRGGTVTYDREFSSIALASPEKFDWDQIFEGATWFHITGITPAISESAARLSLKALETARQRNVTISCDLNFRKKLWNWKTNTKPQELARETMQSLVQYVDLIIANEEDADLSLGISAPESDVESGELNIKGYISVAKQITEKYPNVKQVAITLRESISASHNNWGAVLYDQSQQQAYFAPCDAHGQYSSYQIHNIIDRVGAGDSFAGALIFALNTPELSSAETAIRYAVAASCLKHSIQGDFNYSTRAEIEALMNGSGSGRVQR; this is translated from the coding sequence GTGAGAGTCGTTACATTTGGTGAAGTCATGTTGAGATTGGCCCCTCAGAATTCTTTGCGAGTCAGGCAATCGATACCCGGTACTCTAGAATCTACTTTCGGTGGTGGTGAACTCAATGTCGCTGTTTCTATTGCCCTTCAAGGAGGAAACTCAGCTTTTGTTACCGCTTCTCCTGATAACCTAATAACAGATTCGCTCGTTCAGGAAATGGGGAAAATAGGAGTAGACCCAAGTTTGATCCACCGGAGCAAAACAGGTCGATTTGGTATCTACTTCGTCGAAACGGGGGCCAATCAGCGAGGAGGTACGGTAACTTATGATCGCGAGTTCAGTTCGATTGCTTTGGCTTCTCCTGAGAAATTTGACTGGGATCAAATTTTCGAAGGAGCAACTTGGTTTCATATCACAGGGATTACGCCCGCAATTAGTGAATCTGCGGCACGCTTATCTCTGAAGGCTTTAGAAACAGCACGTCAGCGCAATGTGACGATCTCTTGCGATTTGAATTTCCGAAAGAAACTCTGGAACTGGAAAACAAATACAAAACCACAAGAGTTAGCGAGAGAGACGATGCAATCTCTGGTTCAATATGTCGATCTCATTATCGCCAATGAAGAAGATGCAGATTTATCATTGGGAATCAGCGCGCCTGAGTCAGATGTCGAATCGGGAGAGTTAAACATTAAAGGTTATATTTCGGTTGCAAAACAAATCACCGAAAAATATCCCAATGTAAAACAGGTCGCAATCACACTGCGTGAAAGCATTTCAGCCAGCCATAATAACTGGGGAGCGGTGTTGTATGATCAGTCACAGCAGCAAGCTTATTTTGCTCCATGTGATGCGCATGGGCAATATTCCAGTTATCAAATTCATAACATCATCGATCGAGTTGGTGCTGGTGATTCCTTTGCAGGCGCTTTGATTTTTGCTCTGAATACACCAGAGCTTTCTTCTGCAGAGACTGCAATACGTTATGCTGTAGCCGCTAGTTGCCTGAAGCATAGTATTCAGGGGGATTTTAACTATTCAACTCGTGCAGAAATTGAAGCATTGATGAATGGTAGTGGATCAGGTCGTGTTCAAAGATAG